Proteins encoded together in one Lathyrus oleraceus cultivar Zhongwan6 chromosome 5, CAAS_Psat_ZW6_1.0, whole genome shotgun sequence window:
- the LOC127081960 gene encoding uncharacterized protein LOC127081960, giving the protein MTSSKNGDKTEVRMRHSCIPVNLSSINEKLTKTQRAHIECTPFKWAMDISNNFLISGGLLWELVSKGDVRSRGFRVRDRIVPFTPVHVSFALGLSIVGKSLVVEEDQQCETLDLFKGADITINNIHKQLRYHKKKLVNFVRLYILLAFAEFYFPKTGNKVFTRFVKQLDDLDSLDAHTWGIVVYNFVVSSLCESSVVLKEGKHKAQRHLNGCAVILQIWEFNHLSLGKAPAVSKFSFPRVLNWPIIDRMVAIEEELKYDIVNAALFEQGQPFMDVIDYHRLEAENKDFKERITILNYEVRMMKEARVNTPFEEEVIQDD; this is encoded by the exons ATGACATCATCAAAAAATGGCGACAAAACTGAA GTGCGAATGAGGCATAGCTGTATCCCGGTGAATTTGAGCAGCATCAATGAAAAGTTAACAAAAACTCAACGTGCTCACATCGAATGCACCCCATTCAAATGGGCGATGGATATTTCTAACAACTTCTTAATCTCAGGTGGTTTATTATGGGAGTTGGTAAGTAAAGGGGACGTACGTAGTAGGGGATTTAGGGTTAGGGATAGAATAGTTCCCTTTACTCCAGTTCATGTTTCTTTTGCTCTTGGATTGTCTATTGTTGGTAAGTCTCTAGTAGTAGAAGAAGATCAACAATGTGAAACATTAGATCTATTTAAAGGGGCTGATATAACCATTAATAATATCCACAAACAACTTCGTTACCATAAGAAAAAATTAGTTAATTTTGTTAGACTTTACATATTACTTGCATTTGCGGAGTTTTACTTTCCCAAAACAGGGAATAAGGTATTTACGAGATTTGTTAAGCAATTGGATGATTTGGATTCCCTTGATGCCCATACTTGGGGCATTGTTGTTTATAACTTTGTGGTTTCTAGTTTATGTGAGTCTTCAGTTGTGTTGAAGGAGGGAAAACACAAGGCACAAAGACATTTAAATGGGTGTGCTGTCATATTGCAG ATTTGGGAATTCAATCACTTATCTTTGGGAAAAGCACCAGCTGTTTCTAAGTTTAGTTTTCCACGTGTATTGAATTGGCCG ATAATTGATAGAATGGTTGCAATAGAGGAAGAGCTAAAATATGACATAGTCAATGCTGCTCTGTTTGAACAAGGACAACCGTTTATGGATGTTATTGATTATCATAGATTGGAGGCTGAGAATAAAGATTTTAAAGAGAGGATAACCATTCTAAATTATGAAGTGAGGATGATGAAAGAGGCGAGAGTTAACACTCCATTTGAGGAGGAGGTTATTCAAGATGATTGA